In Halomicrobium zhouii, the sequence GCGACGAGACCATCGACTTCAGCGACCCGTACTACAACGCGGACCAGGCCGTCCTCGTCCGCGCCGACGGCGAGTTCAACCCGAGCGAACTCGGCGACCTCGCCGGCAACATGGTCGGCGCCCAGTCGGGGACCACCGGCGAGACCATCGCCAAGGAGAACGTCGAGAGCGCGAACTACAACACCTACGACAGCTACGTGTTCGCGGTGCAGGACCTCCAGAACGGCAACATCGACGCCGTCGTCCTGGACGTCCCCGTCGCGCGGACGTTCGCAGACCAGCGCCCGGTCGAGATCGCGTTCGTCGAGGAGACCGGCGAGCGCTACGGGTTCGGCGTCCGCGAGGGCGACAGCGAGCTCCAGTCGGCGCTGAACGAGGGGCTCTCGGCCGTCCGGGACTCCGGCGAGTACGAGGAGATCCGCAACGAGTGGTTCGGCTCGTCGGACGAGTGATCGATGCCGTGCCCAGTACCGGTCCCGGGCGGACTCTCCGCGGACTGGCAGTACGTGCTGGAGAACGCGTGTTACCTCGGTGACGGGCTGGCGGTCACGATAGAGCTGACGGTCGTCAGCCTCCTCGTCGGCTTCGCCGCGGGGCTCCCGGCCGGCGTCGTCGAGGTGTACGGCCACCGGTCCGACAGTCGCCCGGTCCGCTGGGCGTCCGGTCTCGTCCGGAACGCGGGCGTCGTCCTCCGCGGCACCCCCATCGTCGTCATCATCATGCTCGCGTACTTCGCCGCCGGCATCTCGCCGGCGTTCCTCGCGGCGACGGTCTCGCTCGGGTTCCGTAGCGCCGCCTACCAGGCCCAGATCTTCCGGGGCGCCATCGAGAGCGTGGACCGGGGCCAGATGGAGGCCGCCCGCGCCGTCGGCCTCTCGAAGCTCCAGTCCATCCGGCACGTCGTACTCCCGCAGGCGCTCCGGCGGAGCGTCCCGGGCTTCCAGAACGAGGTCACCATCGTGCTCAAAGACACGTCGATCGCCTTCGCTATCGGGCTCGCCGAACTGCTGACGAACAGCTACGACCTCTTCCAGTCCATCGGCCACACGACGGCCATCTTCGAGGTCATCCTCTTCGTCAGCGGCCTCTACTTCGTCCTCACGTTCTCGGCGAACCGGGCGCTCGAAGCGCTCAACGACGCCGTCGCGATCCCGGGAGGTGAACGCGGATGAGCGACGACGCCCTGCTCCGGGTCACGGACCTCCACAAGCGCTTTGGCGACGAGGAGGTGCTGAAGGGCGTCTCCTTCGAGATGGCGCCACAGGACGTCCAGGTGCTCATCGGCCCCTCCGGATCCGGGAAGTCGACGCTCCTGCGGTGTGTCAACCGCCTCACCGACTACGAGCAGGGCGAAATCGTCCTCGACGGGACGCCCACCAGCGAGATGGACGAGAACGACCTGCGCCGGCAGGTCGGGATGGTGTTCCAGGACTTCAATCTGTTCGCCCACCGCACGGCGAAGGGGAACGTCACGCTGGGCCTCCGGCAGGTGCTCGGGCTGTCGAAGGAGGAGGCCGACTCGCGCGCGATGGCCCAGCTCGAACAGGTCGGCCTCGCCGACCAGGCAGATTCCTATCCCGCGGAACTGTCCGGGGGCCAGCAGCAACGGGTCGGCATCGCCCGCGCGCTCGCGATGGACCCGAAGCTGTTGCTGTTCGACGAGCCGACGTCGGCGCTCGACCCGGAACTCATCGGCGAGGTGCTGGGCGTCATGCGCGACCTCGCCGACGAGGGGATGACGATGCTGTGTGTCACCCACGAGATGGGGTTCGCCCGGCAGGCAGCGACGGACATCATGTTCCTCGACGGCGGCACCATCGTCGAACACGGGCCGCCCGACAAACTGTTCGAGGACCCTGAACGCGAACGCACCGGCCAGTTCCTCGAACGCCTGACCAGCCTCCACGGGGACGATGGCTGAATCGACGGCGGGCGGTTCGATGGCCGACCGGGCTCGCCTGCGCGTCGGGACGCGGAGCCGGCGCTCGCTCGCGAAGTTCGTCGTCGGCGTCGCGTTCTGGGCCTGGGTCGTCCTCCGGTGGCTCAACGACTGGGCGGGCGGCCTCGTCGTCCCACGCCAGCAGCCGTTCGTCCCGCCGTCGCTGTTCACGGGCCTCGCGAACGCCGTCCCGGACGTCGTCCCGTTCGTCGCCGGCGCGCTCCGGTCGGTCGCCTTCGCCGTCGAGTTCCTGCCGGCGCTCGTGGACGCCTTCTGGCTGACCATCGTCCTGACCGGCGTCGCCACCGTTCTGGGGTTCTTCATCGCCGTCCCGCTCGCCGGCGCGCGCGTCTACGGCCGCCTCAGTGCGTGGCTGGCGCTGGGCTACGTGGAACTGTTCCGTGGGACGCCACTGCTCGCCCAGCTGTTCGTCCTCTACTACGGGCTCCCGTGGCTGCCCGCGTTCTTCCGCGAGCTTCCGTTGGTCGGCGCCGGGTTCGTCCCGGGACAGGCGGTCTTCGTCGCTATCCTCGGGTTCACACTCAACAGCGCGGCCTACCAGGCCGAGTACATCCGCGGCGCCGTCGAGAGCGTCGACCCCGGACAGCTCCTGGCCGCCCGCTCGGTCGGTCTCTCCCGGATCCAGGGGATCCGGTTCGTCGTCTTCCCGCAGGCGCTCCGGTACGCCATCCCCGGCTGGACGAACGAGCTCGTCTACCTCATCAAGTACTCCTCGCTCGCGGCGTTCATCACGGTGCCCGAACTGTTCCAGGCGGCCCAGGGCATCGCTTCGACGAACTACCGCTACACGGCGCTGTTCGTCCTCTCCGGCCTGCTCTACCTCGCCCTCGTCGTCACGGCCACCACCCTGATGGAGTACGTCGGCGACGTCGTCTCGGTCCCCGGCGTCAGCGGGACCGGGAGTCGATAGGCTCCGCCTCTCGACGGTGACCGTCGTACCCGAACTCACGCTATCGAACCCTCGCGCTATCGAAGCGAGCGGCCTCAGTACCGGGGAACGGGGGTCGAAAAGGGGTCGTCGTTCGCGGTACGAGTGAGAGAGAGTTCGACGCCCGTCTCCCCGTCAACCGAGAGGGCGACGTCGACGACGCGGCAGGTGTACGTGCGCACGTGACTCCCGGACCCACGGAAGCGAAGTTCCTCTTCGAGGAGGCCGGCGTCGACGAGCAGCTCGACCTTCCGGTAGGCAGTCGATTGCGCGATGTCGTGGTCGTCGACGATCTCGGTGACGGTCAGCGCGCCGTCGCTGGTCGCCGCCAGGATCGTTCGGCAGTCTCCGTCCTCCAGCGCTTCGAGGAGCGACCCGATCTCGGCGTCCTCGGTCAGCGCGGTGGTTTCGGTCTGGTCCCGGCTCGCCTCGATTCCAACTAGCTGCGACTGGCTCATGTATCGAGGAAGGCGGCCGGGACACAGGGTTCGATAGCCCAGCTATCGTGGGTGGTTTATATGGGGGTGGCAATTTGCCGTTGGCGGTGGCGGGGAACCGGCGCCGTCAGGACCCCGCTTCGAGGACGTCCTGCAAGAGTTTGGACTGGGCGGCGAGCAGGTGTTCGGTGACGGTCGAGGGGGTGACGTCGAACTCCGCGGCGACGTCGGTGGCGTTGGCGGCCCGCGGTCGCTCGAAGTAGCCCATCTCGTAGGCGGTCCGGAGCACCTCCAGCTGTCGATCGGTGAGTTTCGCCCGGTCGACGAACACGGTGTCGCGAGCGGTGCCGCCGGTGGGCGCCCGGACGAGACGCTGGATGTCGACGGCCGGAAAGCGGTCGCGGAACTCGCCGACGATGGTCTGGAGCCGGTCGAAGTCGGGGGCGTGAAAGACGAGTTCGAGTTCCCCGTCACTGGCGAAGTAGCGGGAGACGGGCACCCCGTACTCACCGAGACAGCCGCAGGGACAG encodes:
- a CDS encoding amino acid ABC transporter ATP-binding protein; this encodes MSDDALLRVTDLHKRFGDEEVLKGVSFEMAPQDVQVLIGPSGSGKSTLLRCVNRLTDYEQGEIVLDGTPTSEMDENDLRRQVGMVFQDFNLFAHRTAKGNVTLGLRQVLGLSKEEADSRAMAQLEQVGLADQADSYPAELSGGQQQRVGIARALAMDPKLLLFDEPTSALDPELIGEVLGVMRDLADEGMTMLCVTHEMGFARQAATDIMFLDGGTIVEHGPPDKLFEDPERERTGQFLERLTSLHGDDG
- a CDS encoding helix-turn-helix domain-containing protein — encoded protein: MPAGIRVTVAFETPSACPIADLSAAAGTVIKDVSTTAGPATAEGAFTEFLVAGDAVPDDYDHDPVFAYADRHLYRIPHDTDCPCGCLGEYGVPVSRYFASDGELELVFHAPDFDRLQTIVGEFRDRFPAVDIQRLVRAPTGGTARDTVFVDRAKLTDRQLEVLRTAYEMGYFERPRAANATDVAAEFDVTPSTVTEHLLAAQSKLLQDVLEAGS
- a CDS encoding basic amino acid ABC transporter substrate-binding protein — its product is MDRRSYIKSVGGTAVALSVAGCTGDGGGDEATETDDETEAGSPAESETATEAVTTVTPGTAPGFPPFEMKEGGELVGFDVDLLSAVVAAAEGYELGEWQEFDFDSLTPALTGNNIDVIAAAMTINDERDETIDFSDPYYNADQAVLVRADGEFNPSELGDLAGNMVGAQSGTTGETIAKENVESANYNTYDSYVFAVQDLQNGNIDAVVLDVPVARTFADQRPVEIAFVEETGERYGFGVREGDSELQSALNEGLSAVRDSGEYEEIRNEWFGSSDE
- a CDS encoding amino acid ABC transporter permease, whose protein sequence is MAESTAGGSMADRARLRVGTRSRRSLAKFVVGVAFWAWVVLRWLNDWAGGLVVPRQQPFVPPSLFTGLANAVPDVVPFVAGALRSVAFAVEFLPALVDAFWLTIVLTGVATVLGFFIAVPLAGARVYGRLSAWLALGYVELFRGTPLLAQLFVLYYGLPWLPAFFRELPLVGAGFVPGQAVFVAILGFTLNSAAYQAEYIRGAVESVDPGQLLAARSVGLSRIQGIRFVVFPQALRYAIPGWTNELVYLIKYSSLAAFITVPELFQAAQGIASTNYRYTALFVLSGLLYLALVVTATTLMEYVGDVVSVPGVSGTGSR
- a CDS encoding amino acid ABC transporter permease, which produces MPCPVPVPGGLSADWQYVLENACYLGDGLAVTIELTVVSLLVGFAAGLPAGVVEVYGHRSDSRPVRWASGLVRNAGVVLRGTPIVVIIMLAYFAAGISPAFLAATVSLGFRSAAYQAQIFRGAIESVDRGQMEAARAVGLSKLQSIRHVVLPQALRRSVPGFQNEVTIVLKDTSIAFAIGLAELLTNSYDLFQSIGHTTAIFEVILFVSGLYFVLTFSANRALEALNDAVAIPGGERG
- a CDS encoding ArsR/SmtB family transcription factor, translating into MSQSQLVGIEASRDQTETTALTEDAEIGSLLEALEDGDCRTILAATSDGALTVTEIVDDHDIAQSTAYRKVELLVDAGLLEEELRFRGSGSHVRTYTCRVVDVALSVDGETGVELSLTRTANDDPFSTPVPRY